One genomic window of Leptospira paudalimensis includes the following:
- a CDS encoding YncE family protein: MFPYFVTSVICFFFVGSLFAQIIESEFLYSTNFDVRPTFVESSNPYFVNGGKWIYLGKTADFDEPGIYFYDTTSKQKIYKSIPLEAYYLAHTTDFIGQIENKGKRLPLTIYEFLYYEEGNHRAGFILENKAKSSKTKKYFYVGWDLIANNIDVVEPIFEIPEEDPKSFAQSSYIGYSEKDQAAYFTFAVDADLKDDVSEDVSAFIYKIQNQNLTKVREYKSKFYPYTPEFHPESNQIVIAAYAEAFQNRNPIGYLLQLDTNSFQSFSIPSTPYGICFSKDGKTLYMAASDTGEVRIYNTDNLNDVKKTKWGTHGHRLGFWKEGELVWVRNSGLHIYDPKTLKQKKVIPTKKFYKNYVNVSGSVFLPFQKLLLRNILEDPKGGASSRILIAE; encoded by the coding sequence ATGTTTCCATACTTTGTTACGAGTGTTATTTGTTTCTTTTTTGTTGGTAGTTTGTTTGCACAAATAATTGAATCTGAGTTTTTATACAGTACTAATTTTGATGTTCGACCAACTTTTGTAGAATCAAGTAATCCATATTTTGTCAATGGTGGTAAGTGGATTTATCTTGGTAAAACTGCTGATTTTGATGAACCTGGAATCTATTTTTACGATACAACTTCTAAACAAAAAATTTATAAATCCATTCCATTAGAAGCATATTATCTGGCTCATACAACAGATTTTATTGGCCAAATCGAGAACAAAGGCAAACGTCTCCCTCTAACCATCTACGAATTTTTATATTATGAAGAAGGAAATCATCGTGCAGGATTTATCCTTGAAAACAAAGCAAAATCATCAAAAACAAAAAAATACTTCTATGTAGGTTGGGATTTAATTGCAAATAACATCGATGTGGTGGAACCTATCTTTGAGATCCCAGAGGAGGATCCAAAATCATTTGCACAAAGTTCTTATATCGGTTATTCTGAAAAGGACCAAGCAGCTTATTTTACATTCGCTGTGGATGCAGATCTAAAAGATGATGTATCAGAAGATGTATCTGCCTTCATTTATAAAATTCAAAATCAAAACTTAACAAAAGTAAGGGAATACAAATCCAAATTTTACCCATATACACCTGAATTCCATCCAGAATCTAATCAGATTGTTATTGCAGCTTATGCAGAAGCGTTTCAAAATCGAAATCCAATTGGTTATTTATTACAATTAGATACCAATTCATTCCAATCGTTTTCAATCCCTTCCACTCCTTATGGAATTTGTTTTTCAAAGGATGGAAAAACTTTGTATATGGCTGCTTCCGATACTGGTGAAGTGAGAATTTATAATACAGATAACTTAAACGATGTCAAAAAAACAAAGTGGGGAACTCACGGCCATCGATTAGGATTTTGGAAAGAAGGGGAATTGGTTTGGGTTCGTAATTCGGGACTTCATATATATGATCCCAAAACATTAAAACAAAAGAAAGTAATCCCAACGAAAAAATTTTATAAAAACTATGTGAATGTAAGTGGATCCGTATTTCTACCGTTTCAAAAATTATTACTTAGGAATATTTTGGAAGACCCAAAAGGGGGAGCCTCAAGCCGAATTTTAATCGCTGAATGA